Genomic window (Tachysurus fulvidraco isolate hzauxx_2018 chromosome 20, HZAU_PFXX_2.0, whole genome shotgun sequence):
acacacacctgattctcacacacacctgattctctctcacacacacacacacacacacacacctgattctcacacacacacacacacctgattctcacacacacctgattctctctctcacacacacacacacacacacacacctgattctcacacacacacacacacacacacctgattctcacacacacacacctgagtgaTTTCTGTCAGTACAACCGAGTTCTAGCACAGGGTCATTTTAGATCTATTATACTTTGTGTATCTGAGAGTGAAAATACAGGCCTCAGGTTCTCATgattgtttaaatgtgtgtgtgtgtgtgtgtgtgtgtgtgtgtgtgtgtgtgtgtgtgtgtgtgtgtgtgtgtgtgtgtgtgtgtgtgtgtgtgtgtgtgaattttgtttaaagtttaagcAAACCTCACTTAAAATGGAAAGTGTCCTCGATTATACCGCGaatattctgtctgtctgtcttgtggGCTTCTAACCTCCTGCCCCATGAGAGTGAGAACAAGAACAAACAgtgcagttgtttctgtaaTTCTCTGTATGTTTGTTGTGACCTGATCAGGTGGTGGAGGAATAtaaccagagagagagggagataaagGAGATGGAGAAGGAGCTGGAGGAGAAGACCAAAGATCTGAACACCTACAGACAGAACATCTCTGAGGCACGGCTCTCATCctctacacatcacacacacgatAGAGAGGTATTATATACACgttattaactgtgtgtgtgtgtgtgtgtatacacaccaGGCAAAGGAGCGCTGGCTGAATCCTCTGAAGCTGCTGGTGGATCAGATTAATGAGAAGTTCAGTGACTTCTTTCGCTCCATGAACTGTGCTGGAGAAGTCGACCTTCACTCTGAGAATGaggtcagtcacacacacacacacacacacacacacaatgagagcCTGAACAACAActgattctattttttttttctaaaataaacacaaactgtgATCAGAAATTAACACTTAAAATCATTtcttgcaaaaaataaacatttactaaAAACCTCTGAAATCCTTGAGGTACTAATTTATTGAATCATTAgattacaaatgtgtgtgtgtgtgtgtgtgttacaggaggAGTACGATAAATATGGGATCCGTATCCGGGTGAAGTTCCGCAGCAGCACTCAGCTACACGAGCTCACACCTCACCATCAGAGCGGCGGTGAGCGTAGCGTCTCCACCATGTTATACCTCATGGCTCTGCAGGAACTCAACCGCTGCCCCTTCAGAGTCGTCGATGAGATCAACCAGGTCTGTGCTGTCTGTCACACACTGACCTCAGTACTTACTGGTGTTACGTACAGGGGAGTAGAACCACAGCCGTCTAACAGTCAGCAGTTTATTCtggggttttttcccccagaaacTTTGTCTTTTATCTTCCTTTCTTCTGCTTCCAACATCTCAATAAACCGTATTTCATTTCAGAAAGTCCCCAGAAAACTACAACAGTTCTCCATCTTTCTGAACAAATGTGTtagaataataaacactaacacgaCACGCCGATCCTACGACActaatactacacactacaccattaCAGCAgtctaacattaacactgttcagtgtcaccacatgaggatgaggttcacttcagtctggttcctctcgaggttcctcatatcatctcagggagattttcctcagcACCGTCACCTCGGTCTcatcattagagataaataataacttcatttaaacttttaacattttattctgtttctatttttccgtaaagttgctttgagacaatgtgaactgttaaataattaaattaaactgaGATTATCAGCTCAGGCTCAGTGTGTTTGGTGAGTTTTCAAAAATGATTTGCATTTTGGAATTTGCAGTGGTAGATTATTGGCTAAGACGTGACTAGTGAGAGGAAGGtcttgagttcaaatcccagcactaccaaatttaaacaaacatctctcAAGGGCTCCtttgtgtaaatgagataaatatacaTGTCTCTCTGTATAAGGCTGTGTGTCTGAAGCTGAAAATGACCGAGTGTAACCAGGagcgctgttttttttttttctctctctgtgtgtgtaggggatGGACCCAGCCAATGAGAGGAGAGTGTTCGACATTGTGGTGAAAACAGCGTGCAGTGGCAAAACCTCACAGTATTTCTTCATTACACCAAAGGTACAATAACTTAAAGGGTTTGAGccttaatatgtgtgtgtgtgtgtgtgtgtgtgtgtgtgtgtgtgtgtgtgtgtgtgtgtgtgtaaaaaaaaataactaaaggAATACTCGTCACATTCACATAACACCACTCCAGTTAAACTTCAGGGAGATCAATCTGTCCAGTTTCACCTGCTTTAGTACAAATAAAAGTGACCCATAGAAGGGCAACAACGCAGCAGCAGGGCTTTTATCTGCATACGTGGCATCAGATGAGCACAGGTTCACACCGAGCACACGGGAAAGACGTGAACGGGTCTGGAGATGCCGTGGGGAACAGCAGGAGCTCAGTGATGCCCTGATCTTTAGGTGTGGGAGGGAGGATCCACCAGGACACCATCCTGCACCTCATACAGTGTGTCACCAGAGCTGGTTGTGAGTGCATACAGGCACGTGGGACAAAACATACTACTGAGTCagtttgtggagtgtgtgagcttGAAGCCAGCCTTGGTGAGTTTGGTTTCCACTGACTCACCTTTTGGTCAGAGATCCAGcatgtgtgtgatagtgaggtGTTATTACAGTATGAGTGGAGTCGGTGCAGACCAGATGTGTGCattgggacacacacacacacacacacacactaatagtCTATttgtgtatctgcatgattcAGGGTAGAAATGTGGTGTTAAGTGTACAATGtatttggttgtgtgtgtgtttaaacagctCCTTCAGGATTTAAAGTATGCAGATGAGATGACTGTTCTGTGTGTCCATAACGGCCCCTACATGCTTCCAACCGATAAATGGAACGACAAGGTCTTCATCAGACGTGTTAAACGGCGGAGCAACCAGTAACACGAGTCTGTTTACTTTACACCTTATCCAACAGTGCCTCCTGTTCTCTGTAATATCCTCAtgatctatttatatttatatttgtattgtcCACAGGGATTTTTGTACATGTCTATTTCTAATGAGTTAAAGAATAAAGTTAATATTTGTAGGTAAGGGTGAAGTGATCTGTCCTGTGGTGCTGTACATGTTCAGGTTATCAGGTCGGGGGTGTGGCCTAAATCATAGCGTACTGGTCCATATACGAGAACATGTTTAGAGCTCTgtacatcattttatttacatgataCAATTTTGTAATGGTGGATAACAAGATTAGATGTgcaatacataataaatattagaAGGGGCTCGCGTGTACAAACCACAGAACTGAAACAGAGTTTTAAACTGAATGAGTCTTGTACAGAAATGccagtgtgcacacacacacacacacacacaaatgaactgACCATTTCACACCTCAGTGGAAACACAGCATGACACTCAGCACCATGTGACTCCCTCcacatcacactacacacacacacacagacaggttgttaatttaaaaaaaaaaaaaaggcctatGAGCAAGTAGCCGTTAAAAACctaacacactttattaatGTCACTAGCCATGCAGGTCACCTTTAAGCCACCTCCAACTAAAACTCCAACACTCAAGTGAAGTTCATAATACAAAGCCTTAACATTTAATCAGTTTAGTGGAGTACAGACAAACTTTTACCAACCTGGATAGAAGAAGTGTCACTCGAGAGCAGGAAAGAAAAATCACTCAAACaaaaaggagtaaaaaaaaaaaaggtctgaaGCCGGACGGTCCGAGGCACAGGCAAATAAACCAAGCCTAAGCTGTGAAGGCTAACTCTAGCATTTAGGAATCATGCCATGAGCCGAAGGGGAAGTGAACTCTTCAAACTAAAGGAAAAGAAGTGAGCGTCCATTGTTTCTTTTTGTGCTACATGAGCCAGCCATGCACTGCTGCCCTGACGGCGCTCCGGTCAGAGCCGTAACAGTCGTGTGAAGTCCCGCAGGCTACAACGTGTCCGTCctcctcactgagacacacactcacgatTCGACAATCACAATGACAGTCCACCTTTAACACGACACCACCCCCCGcccccccacacatacattaaAGTCCACACACTTTTTCCCAGCTTTTTTAactccatcatacacacacaaaaacgagaaaaaagaagaaaaaaaaaaaacacacacacacacactccactcatgCATTGGCTGAAAAACATGatcaatattattaaaaaataaaaatagtcctTTAGATCGCAGGTCAAGTGCGAGTCCTTTTATGTTACGTTATATCTCTCCCGGAACTGAGGGTCAAAGCCAAAAAGAAAACGGGTGATCTATATTCTCTGGATCTTGTCGGCCACCACCATGGGGTTCTCTTTGCGAATCTTGGCCGCGGCCTCGGCTTTGTAGTCGTAGGGGCAGTTGTGCTTGTCTGAGTAACGGTGAAGTCCACAGAAGAGGTTTCCACAACGACAGTCGAACCCTGAGCACAACACCAGGACAGTTAAGCACGGTGTCCCTTTATAAAAGGCGCAATAGCATTAGACATGAGGAGAGACGTCTCACCTGTAAGGCCGACCTTCTTGCGGCAGATGAAGCAACGGTTTTTCTTGGGTTTGGGGGCATCGGGTGTGTTGGTCTCCGCGCTGACTGCAGTGTTCACTGAGCAGGAAGAAGAAGCCAAGGGCTGAGTTACAACTaaggaaacaaaacagacagaaaatcatCAATTATTAAACCTGGCAAAAGCAGGAACGATCTGAAAGAGGGTGAAAATCGTACATTAGTACTTAACAGTACATAAACTCTTTACACGATCTGCTAAAATTAGACAGCTTGAATGCCCATGTTCTGTGGTCCGGTCCTGTAGATACATGGCTCATGTTTTTGGATGAACAGAATGTTGATGTGACGTCTCATGACACACAATTTCTTTTCAACGAGTCACAGTTCATCATTACACAATGACATAAGAACGCTAGACAAGGTATTTTTGAGAAACTATCCTTTTAAACACTTCCATCGATTCGTCTTCAACACTAACCAGGTTTAGGAATTTCTACTTTAGGTGATGCCCCTTCCTCTTCACAGGAAATGCtcatctcagtcatctgctgcgTAACAGGAAGTGCTGCAGCAGCTCCGCAAGGTGACTCCACTTCACTCGACGAATTGGTTAAACTGGCCTCGATGATCTGGATCGCAGAGGCCTCGGCAGTGGGACTACTGGTTACACTGCTAGAACCTGTAAAGCAACAAAATCCCCGTCTGTTTATCACAGCATCACTAATCATGTAATATATActtgtgtttggggggggggggggtgtttggggtTTGCACACATAATAAAGCCAAATTAAAACACAGAATACAAAGAAATGAGAAGGACGAAGGTTAGGAACATTTGCTCACCCATGTTACTGAGCGGACTCACACCTCCGCTGTTCTGTCTGGAGATGTGTTCCttataacacactgaacacatgcCGTTAGTCCTGGGGTTCCCATAGAATCCACAGCCGGTGGCGCAGAGCATGGGCACGGGGCTCTGGTTGGTCTCCTGGGCCATCGTTCACTCTGAGAACAAAACGAACGCCGGTCAATTCTGAGCAATGCACAGTTCACTGTCGGGAAGTAAATCTGATTTTACAGCAAAATCTATTTACAGAAATGTTAAAGCTGCGGCACGACATGACCGATCATCCtgcaaaaggaaaagaagaatcTGCAACAGACGATAAAATACGACGAAGCCGTCTGAAtgacaggaaaaagaaagattCTGTTCTCATAAACGCAGAAAGAAGAAAGGACACGTAGAAGAATTAGTTAAttgaagaaataaagagaggaaAGGAGTAGGAGATTGTAGgagactaacaaaaaaaaaaaagttaaaaagagaagttaggagagaaaagagagaagtagATAAAGTGTTATAGCAAGAATGAAAGATTTTGTTAATGTCAGACAGACAAAGGACCAAAGCTGTGAAAGATGAAAACTTCCATGATTTGTCAAATGTGACGATATTAATTCTGTGTGCTCCATtacacactgctgaacacaccaTCCTGGTTTCCAGCACAACCTGGAAACGTGCTAGTAAAGTGACGTGACTAGCtgaagacaaacaggacacGGTGTTACCGAGTCTGTGAGGGATGAGTTGTGTTTCACAACAAGCCTGGCACTGAACACACGATGATGTCTGACCCAGTATCAGCCTGAAGAACGGGTCAGAACCGCTCGGTGTCTCCTGCTGGAAGCACAGCATGTGTACAATAAAGACATGAGAACAGTTGGCCAGACAGTCTGGAACATTCTGCACGACTGATCAGCTCATTTGTCTGGTGATAAATCCAAAATCATGCTGCAGAAAACTGGTCTAAAGGCAAGGGATCATATGACCACAACCCGGCTAACCGAAGGCACGGCGACGTCTCTACGTGCTTCCTGATGAACATATTCtgagatatttatatatctatatagaaATTAAAGAATTACTAAACAGGAAGTGCAGCTCACTCCAACACATTTCTACACAATAGTTATAAAGGAGGCAGTGAGGAGTTTCCCTCAGGGACAGGGACATGTGCACATCATAAACATAGGAGTGAGGGTCAGATTTCACCTGTCACAAGACTGCAAAGTAATAaactgatctcacacacacacacacacacacacacacacacacacacacactaaacaccagcaTGTGCCCTGACTAGAGTTATTTATATCCAGGCTGATGCCCCATCGTGACTTGAttacatcagggtgtgtgtgagagtgtgtgtgtgtgtgtgagtgtgtgtgtctttcattTAACAGAGCTGTTTATTTGGATAAAGCCCATAATGCCGTGACTACACCGAGTTAGTGTTCAGGAATCTGATGATCACTACTTTGACTACACACAGAACCAGCCATCATTAACACACACGTCGGTTTTCACGTGTTAACTGTTAACACAACGTGAACACGTGGGACAGTGAACACAGGCTAACAAACAGCTCCTTTAATACACAAAAGATAAACtcgattttaaataaaacacttagaTGTAAGACTGAATTTCCGTACATTATATCTATTTAAACACTTACGTAAATGGCCTTAGATAAAGACACTTCATTTATTAGAACATTTTAAaccaaatatttattacattttgttcGTATTTGTCTGTACACGATGTACAGGTCAGCCTAAACACGGGTTGCCAGATTAAAAGGTTTCCTTTCAAACCACAGACAATAATTATAAATAGCTTGTTcgaatctaaaataaatctcatttaCGAGGCTTCGAAGACACAGTTATCAaacacccgtgtgtgtgtgtgtgtgtgtgtgtgtgtgagagagagagagagagtgtgtaagatcCACAACCTGGCAACCCACAGCAGGCCTGAGCCTCTGAATCCACTGAGTCATGCTAATCGCAGCTAACAGTTTTGTGTACAACACACAGCTcctcacaacacaaacacaaatgaaaccTCATCATTTcggcagtttgtgtgtg
Coding sequences:
- the zfand5b gene encoding AN1-type zinc finger protein 5b; translation: MAQETNQSPVPMLCATGCGFYGNPRTNGMCSVCYKEHISRQNSGGVSPLSNMGSSSVTSSPTAEASAIQIIEASLTNSSSEVESPCGAAAALPVTQQMTEMSISCEEEGASPKVEIPKPVVTQPLASSSCSVNTAVSAETNTPDAPKPKKNRCFICRKKVGLTGFDCRCGNLFCGLHRYSDKHNCPYDYKAEAAAKIRKENPMVVADKIQRI